The following proteins are encoded in a genomic region of Streptomyces collinus Tu 365:
- a CDS encoding M56 family metallopeptidase, producing the protein MRIAVYLPLLLSLIAPFGARPLAERCEPRLATWLLTTSALVLGTASTVSLGLLAVTGLIRVPLLATLGHWSAHTAQRSDPTELSVSLVAGLLLGGAVLMAARMLWRRARTLAAAAVEAACMPAEDGLVVVEDEAPDAFALPGLPGRVVVSTGMLRTLNESEHAILLAHERAHLKAHHYAFVALAQLGAAANPLLRPLAAGVTYTIERWADENAATATGDRTRVARAVGKAALAGHRAPARTRMSAALGIRGAKDALAGAGPVPRRVAALLAPPLGRHPVLAAATAAVVGAAAMSTAEAAHDLHVLLMTVGAW; encoded by the coding sequence ATGCGCATAGCCGTCTACCTCCCCCTGCTGCTGTCCCTGATCGCCCCCTTCGGAGCGCGCCCGCTGGCGGAGCGGTGCGAGCCCCGCCTGGCCACCTGGCTGCTCACCACGTCGGCGCTCGTGCTGGGCACGGCGAGCACCGTCTCCCTGGGCCTGCTGGCCGTCACCGGACTGATCCGCGTCCCCCTGCTGGCCACTCTCGGCCACTGGTCGGCCCACACCGCGCAACGCTCCGACCCCACCGAACTGTCCGTCTCGCTGGTCGCCGGACTGCTCCTCGGCGGCGCCGTCCTCATGGCCGCCCGCATGCTCTGGAGGCGTGCCCGGACCCTCGCCGCGGCCGCCGTCGAAGCGGCCTGCATGCCCGCGGAGGACGGCCTGGTCGTGGTCGAGGACGAGGCCCCCGACGCCTTCGCGCTCCCCGGCCTGCCCGGCCGCGTCGTCGTCTCCACCGGCATGCTGCGCACCCTGAACGAGAGCGAGCACGCCATCCTGCTCGCCCATGAACGCGCCCACCTGAAGGCCCATCACTACGCCTTCGTCGCCCTCGCCCAACTCGGAGCGGCGGCCAACCCGCTGCTGCGCCCGCTGGCCGCCGGGGTCACCTACACCATCGAGCGCTGGGCCGACGAGAACGCCGCCACCGCCACGGGCGACCGCACCCGCGTGGCCCGCGCCGTCGGCAAGGCCGCCCTCGCCGGCCACCGCGCGCCCGCCCGCACCCGCATGAGCGCGGCCCTGGGCATCCGCGGCGCCAAGGACGCGCTGGCCGGCGCGGGACCCGTACCCCGCCGCGTCGCCGCCCTCCTCGCACCGCCCCTCGGCCGCCACCCGGTCCTCGCCGCGGCGACCGCGGCCGTCGTGGGCGCCGCGGCCATGTCCACCGCCGAAGCCGCCCACGACCTCCACGTCCTGCTGATGACCGTCGGCGCGTGGTAG
- a CDS encoding NAD(P)H-binding protein, giving the protein MRTVIAGGHGQIALRLEQLLSARGDEVAGIIRKAEQGDDLRRAGAEPVLLDLESASVEEVAAHLQGADAAVFAAGAGPGSGTARKDTVDRGAAVLFADAAVRARVRRFVVVSAMGADPAHEGDEVFDVYLRAKGEADAYVARQDALDWTILRPGALTNDAGTGLVRLEARTGRGPVPRDDVAAVLAELVDTSATAGLTLELIAGSTPVSVAVKSVAGN; this is encoded by the coding sequence ATGCGCACAGTCATCGCTGGGGGTCATGGTCAGATCGCGCTGCGGCTCGAGCAGCTGCTCTCCGCGCGCGGGGACGAGGTGGCGGGGATCATCCGCAAGGCGGAGCAGGGTGACGATCTGCGGCGGGCCGGTGCCGAACCGGTCCTGCTGGACCTGGAGTCCGCCTCGGTGGAGGAGGTGGCGGCGCATCTGCAGGGCGCGGACGCGGCGGTCTTCGCCGCGGGTGCGGGCCCGGGCAGCGGCACCGCCCGCAAGGACACGGTGGACAGGGGCGCGGCCGTGCTGTTCGCGGACGCGGCGGTCCGCGCGCGCGTGCGCCGTTTCGTGGTCGTCTCCGCGATGGGCGCGGACCCCGCGCACGAGGGCGACGAGGTGTTCGACGTGTATCTGCGCGCCAAGGGCGAGGCCGACGCGTACGTCGCCCGCCAGGACGCGCTGGACTGGACGATCCTGCGCCCGGGTGCGCTGACGAACGACGCGGGCACCGGGCTGGTCCGGCTGGAGGCCCGCACCGGGCGCGGTCCGGTCCCCCGGGACGACGTGGCGGCCGTACTGGCGGAGTTGGTGGACACCTCGGCGACGGCCGGTCTGACGCTGGAGCTGATCGCCGGGTCGACGCCGGTGTCGGTCGCGGTGAAGTCGGTCGCCGGGAACTGA
- a CDS encoding amidohydrolase family protein translates to MPDSQPQPPSSSNPSGSSGQPDPAALLLCGARLTDGRTVDVRLGGGRIEAVGTAGSLTPGPGRRGVARVDLDGYLLLPAPAEPHAHSDTALSAERPGPASYTPEDVQRRATEAALLQLGHGATALRAHVRVGDVQGLGALGAVLQARRSLRGLAELTTVAMPRLLTGVAGADGLAMLRDAVKMGASVVGGSPDLDPDPTGYTEAVLEVASEHGCPVDLHTDAADPARLSRLAAMAGGLRPGVTLGPCAGLSRLPAEVAARLADQLAAAGVAVVCLPQGGCGGAERRGAAPVRLLRAAGVRVAAGSGALRDVSNPVGRGDPLEAAFLLASAHGLRPEDAYEAVSGSARAVLGLREVRVEAGFPAELLAVRGDGLSGALSLAYSRLVVHRGRVVARTSAVREYCSSASAAEPGLPRQGRKELS, encoded by the coding sequence ATGCCCGACAGCCAGCCGCAGCCGCCCTCGTCGTCGAACCCGTCCGGTTCCTCCGGACAGCCCGACCCGGCCGCCCTGCTGCTGTGCGGGGCGCGGCTCACCGACGGCAGGACCGTGGACGTACGGCTGGGCGGCGGGCGCATCGAGGCGGTCGGCACCGCCGGCAGCCTGACCCCGGGCCCGGGCCGCAGGGGCGTGGCCCGGGTGGACCTCGACGGCTACCTCCTGCTGCCGGCCCCGGCCGAACCGCACGCCCACAGCGACACCGCGCTGTCCGCCGAGCGCCCGGGGCCGGCCTCGTACACCCCGGAGGACGTCCAGCGCCGGGCCACGGAGGCCGCGCTGCTCCAGCTCGGCCACGGGGCGACGGCGCTGCGCGCGCACGTGCGCGTGGGCGACGTCCAGGGGCTGGGCGCGCTCGGCGCCGTCCTCCAGGCGCGGCGCTCGCTGCGGGGCCTCGCGGAACTGACCACGGTGGCGATGCCGCGCCTGCTGACCGGGGTGGCCGGGGCCGACGGGCTCGCGATGCTCCGGGACGCGGTGAAGATGGGCGCCTCCGTGGTGGGCGGCTCCCCCGACCTCGACCCGGACCCCACGGGCTACACGGAGGCCGTGCTGGAGGTGGCCTCGGAGCACGGCTGCCCGGTGGACCTGCACACGGACGCCGCCGATCCGGCCCGGCTGTCCCGGCTCGCGGCCATGGCGGGCGGCCTGCGCCCCGGCGTGACCCTCGGCCCGTGCGCCGGCCTGTCGCGCCTGCCGGCCGAGGTCGCCGCCCGGCTGGCCGACCAGCTCGCGGCGGCCGGGGTCGCGGTGGTGTGCCTGCCGCAGGGCGGGTGCGGCGGCGCGGAGCGGCGGGGCGCGGCTCCGGTACGGCTGCTGCGCGCGGCCGGGGTGCGGGTGGCGGCGGGCAGCGGCGCCCTGCGGGACGTGTCGAACCCGGTCGGCCGCGGCGACCCGCTGGAGGCCGCGTTCCTCCTCGCCTCCGCCCACGGCCTGCGCCCGGAGGACGCCTACGAGGCGGTGAGCGGCTCGGCACGCGCGGTCCTGGGTCTGCGCGAGGTCCGGGTGGAGGCGGGTTTCCCCGCCGAGCTGCTGGCCGTCCGCGGCGACGGCCTGTCCGGCGCCCTGTCCCTCGCCTACAGCCGGCTGGTGGTCCACCGCGGCCGCGTGGTGGCCCGCACGAGTGCGGTCCGCGAGTACTGCAGCTCGGCCTCGGCGGCGGAACCGGGGCTGCCCCGGCAGGGGCGGAAGGAGCTGTCCTGA
- the rpmG gene encoding 50S ribosomal protein L33: MAATDVRPKITLACVECKERNYITKKNRRNNPDRLEMKKHCPRCNAHTAHRETR; encoded by the coding sequence GTGGCTGCCACCGACGTCCGCCCGAAGATCACGCTGGCCTGCGTGGAGTGCAAGGAGCGGAACTACATCACCAAGAAGAACCGGCGTAACAACCCGGACCGTCTTGAGATGAAGAAGCACTGCCCGCGTTGCAACGCGCACACCGCGCACCGCGAAACGCGATAA
- a CDS encoding MaoC family dehydratase N-terminal domain-containing protein, protein MALDQSFVGRTYPPTEPYEVGREKIREFAEAVGESNPAYTDPDAAKAFGHSDVIAPPTFVFSITFRAAGQVIEDPQLGLDYSRVVHGDQKFAYVRPVRAGDRLSVTSTIEGIKSLAGNDVLDIRGEVHDEAGELVVTAWTKLVARAAEEA, encoded by the coding sequence ATGGCGCTCGACCAATCCTTCGTGGGACGGACCTATCCGCCCACCGAGCCCTACGAGGTGGGCCGGGAGAAGATCCGCGAGTTCGCCGAGGCGGTCGGGGAGAGCAACCCCGCGTACACGGACCCGGACGCCGCCAAGGCGTTCGGTCACTCCGACGTGATCGCCCCGCCCACCTTCGTGTTCTCCATCACCTTCCGGGCCGCCGGACAGGTCATCGAGGACCCGCAGCTCGGTCTCGACTACAGCCGCGTGGTGCACGGCGACCAGAAGTTCGCGTACGTCCGCCCGGTGCGCGCCGGTGACCGGCTCTCGGTCACCTCCACCATCGAGGGGATCAAGTCGCTCGCGGGCAACGACGTGCTGGACATCCGCGGCGAGGTGCACGACGAGGCGGGCGAGCTCGTGGTGACCGCCTGGACCAAGCTCGTGGCCCGCGCGGCCGAGGAGGCGTGA
- a CDS encoding MaoC family dehydratase, with protein MTAKIAYDDVEVGTELPAQSFPVTRATLVRYAGASGDFNPIHWNEKFAKEVGLPDVIAHGMFTMAEAIRVVTDWTGDPGAVVDYGVRFTKPVVVPNDDEGAVIEVSAKVAAKLDDSTVRVDLTATSGGQKVLGMSRAVVRLA; from the coding sequence ATGACGGCGAAGATCGCTTACGACGACGTCGAGGTCGGCACCGAACTGCCGGCCCAGAGCTTCCCCGTGACCCGCGCCACGCTGGTGCGGTACGCGGGTGCCTCCGGCGACTTCAACCCGATCCACTGGAACGAGAAGTTCGCCAAGGAGGTGGGCCTGCCGGACGTCATCGCGCACGGCATGTTCACCATGGCCGAGGCGATCCGCGTGGTCACCGACTGGACCGGCGACCCGGGCGCGGTCGTGGACTACGGCGTCCGCTTCACCAAGCCCGTCGTGGTGCCCAACGACGACGAGGGCGCGGTGATCGAGGTCAGCGCCAAGGTCGCGGCCAAGCTCGACGACAGCACCGTGCGGGTGGACCTGACCGCGACCAGCGGCGGCCAGAAGGTCCTGGGCATGTCCCGGGCGGTCGTCCGCCTGGCCTGA
- a CDS encoding TetR/AcrR family transcriptional regulator, with protein sequence MVRMSAEERRESVIRAAVTEFARTGYYGTSTEAIARRVGVSQPYLFRLFPGKKAIFAAASLRCVEDVRRVFADASEGLEGEEALHAMANAYVHLITERPETLQMQMQTYLTVSAAEAEGDHEFGEVVRAGWMELWDTVHLPLGADDGETTTFLAYGMLVNTLAAMGFPPEHRVWQGMYPSARLTGRLEK encoded by the coding sequence ATGGTCAGGATGAGTGCGGAGGAGCGGCGCGAGAGCGTCATCCGCGCGGCGGTCACGGAGTTCGCCCGCACGGGTTACTACGGCACCTCCACGGAGGCGATCGCCCGGCGGGTGGGTGTCTCGCAGCCCTACCTCTTCCGCCTCTTCCCGGGCAAGAAGGCGATCTTCGCCGCCGCCTCGCTGCGGTGCGTGGAGGACGTCCGCCGGGTCTTCGCGGACGCGTCCGAGGGGCTGGAGGGCGAGGAGGCCCTGCATGCCATGGCCAACGCCTATGTGCACCTGATCACGGAGCGCCCCGAGACGCTCCAGATGCAGATGCAGACGTACCTCACGGTCTCGGCCGCCGAGGCGGAGGGCGACCACGAGTTCGGCGAGGTCGTGCGGGCCGGCTGGATGGAGCTCTGGGACACCGTGCACCTTCCGCTGGGCGCCGACGACGGCGAGACCACGACCTTCCTGGCCTACGGGATGCTCGTCAACACCCTCGCGGCCATGGGGTTCCCCCCCGAGCACCGGGTCTGGCAGGGGATGTACCCCTCCGCCCGGCTCACCGGGCGACTGGAGAAGTAG
- a CDS encoding DHA2 family efflux MFS transporter permease subunit, giving the protein MSEQTARRGGAVWALVITSVAGFMAALDNLVVTTALPSIREDLGGALDDLEWTVSAYTLTFAVLLMFGAALGDRFGRRRLFIAGLAVFTAASAAAAMAPGIGSLIAARAVQGVGAAVMMPLTLTLLTAAVPAARRGTAYGIWGAVNGLAVASGPLIGGSLTEHISWHWIFWLNVPLGVALLPLARLRLAESRGTGARLDLPGTLLASGGLFGIVYGLVRGPADGWTDSLVLTALFAGGALLVGFVLYSTRAKNPMLPMRLFRSRAFSGINAASLLMFVGMFGSIFLLSQYMQGVLGYSPTEAGLRMLPWTGMPMLVAPVAGILSDRVGGRPVVATGLFLQAVGLGYMAWVVSADVSYTAQLPGLIVSGIGMALYFAPAANLVMSSVRPQEQGIASGANNALREVGGALGIAVMSSIFSAQGGYESAQSFVDGLRPALVTGSGVVALAAVAALLIPARRPARDGVPAAGQTPGPAVEALSS; this is encoded by the coding sequence ATGTCAGAGCAGACCGCACGTCGCGGGGGAGCCGTCTGGGCCCTCGTCATCACCAGCGTCGCCGGATTCATGGCGGCCCTCGACAACCTCGTCGTCACCACCGCCCTGCCCTCCATCCGCGAGGACCTCGGCGGCGCGCTGGACGACCTGGAGTGGACCGTGAGCGCCTACACGCTCACCTTCGCCGTGCTGCTGATGTTCGGCGCCGCCCTCGGCGACCGCTTCGGCCGCCGCCGCCTCTTCATCGCCGGACTCGCGGTCTTCACCGCCGCCTCGGCGGCCGCGGCCATGGCCCCCGGCATCGGCTCCCTCATCGCCGCCCGCGCGGTCCAGGGCGTCGGCGCCGCCGTCATGATGCCGCTCACCCTCACCCTGCTGACCGCCGCCGTGCCCGCCGCCCGGCGCGGTACGGCCTACGGCATCTGGGGTGCCGTCAACGGCCTCGCCGTCGCCTCCGGACCGCTGATCGGCGGCAGCCTCACCGAGCACATCTCCTGGCACTGGATCTTCTGGCTGAACGTGCCGCTGGGCGTGGCCCTGCTGCCGCTGGCCCGGCTGCGCCTCGCCGAATCCCGCGGCACCGGCGCCCGGCTCGACCTCCCCGGCACCCTGCTCGCCAGCGGCGGGCTCTTCGGCATCGTGTACGGGCTGGTCCGCGGGCCCGCCGACGGCTGGACCGACTCCCTGGTGCTGACCGCCCTGTTCGCCGGGGGCGCCCTGCTGGTGGGCTTCGTCCTCTACAGCACCCGCGCCAAGAACCCCATGCTGCCCATGCGCCTGTTCCGCTCCCGGGCCTTCTCCGGGATCAACGCGGCCAGCCTGCTGATGTTCGTGGGCATGTTCGGCTCGATCTTCCTGCTCAGCCAGTACATGCAGGGTGTGCTCGGCTACTCGCCCACCGAGGCCGGCCTGCGCATGCTGCCCTGGACCGGCATGCCCATGCTCGTCGCGCCGGTCGCCGGCATCCTCTCCGACCGCGTCGGCGGCCGCCCGGTCGTCGCCACCGGCCTGTTCCTCCAGGCCGTGGGGCTCGGCTACATGGCCTGGGTGGTGTCGGCCGACGTCTCCTACACCGCCCAGCTGCCCGGCCTGATCGTCAGCGGCATCGGCATGGCCCTGTACTTCGCCCCGGCCGCCAACCTGGTCATGTCCAGCGTCCGCCCGCAGGAGCAGGGCATCGCCTCCGGCGCCAACAACGCCCTGCGCGAGGTCGGCGGCGCGCTCGGCATCGCGGTCATGTCGTCGATCTTCTCCGCCCAGGGTGGCTACGAGAGCGCCCAGTCCTTCGTGGACGGACTGCGGCCCGCCCTCGTCACCGGCTCCGGCGTGGTCGCCCTGGCCGCGGTCGCCGCCCTGCTCATCCCGGCCCGGCGACCCGCCCGGGACGGCGTTCCGGCCGCCGGGCAGACGCCCGGCCCCGCCGTCGAGGCCCTGTCCTCCTGA
- a CDS encoding UDP-N-acetylmuramate dehydrogenase, protein MQVLHDAPLAPLTTFRLGGPAARLVTASTDAEVIAAVREADDSGTPLLVIGGGSNLVIGDKGFDGTALRIATRGVELRGTTLELAAGEVWTDAVARTVEAGLAGVECLAGIPGSAGATPIQNVGAYGQEVSSTITEVIAYDRRAGETVTLTNEECAFSYRHSRFKADPERYVVLRVRFELEAADGLSAPVKYAEAARALGVEPGDRVPLADARATVLKLRAGKGMVLDAEDHDTWSAGSFFTNPILTEEQFAAFRARVRERLGQDAEPPAYPAGEGRTKTSAAWLIDKAGFTKGYGTGPARISTKHTLALTNRGGATTEDLLALAREVVAGVREAFGVTLVNEPVTVGVGL, encoded by the coding sequence GTGCAGGTACTCCACGACGCCCCCCTGGCCCCGCTGACCACCTTCCGCCTGGGCGGCCCCGCCGCCCGGCTGGTCACCGCCTCCACCGACGCCGAGGTGATCGCCGCAGTCCGCGAGGCCGACGACAGCGGCACCCCGCTGCTGGTCATCGGCGGCGGCTCCAACCTGGTCATCGGCGACAAGGGCTTCGACGGCACCGCCCTGCGCATCGCCACGCGGGGCGTCGAACTGCGCGGCACCACCCTGGAGCTGGCGGCCGGCGAGGTGTGGACGGACGCCGTCGCCCGGACCGTCGAGGCCGGACTGGCCGGCGTCGAGTGCCTGGCCGGCATCCCCGGCTCGGCCGGCGCCACCCCGATCCAGAACGTGGGCGCCTACGGCCAGGAGGTCTCCTCGACGATCACCGAGGTGATCGCCTACGACCGCCGGGCCGGCGAGACCGTCACGCTGACGAACGAGGAGTGCGCCTTCTCGTACCGCCACAGCCGCTTCAAGGCCGACCCCGAGCGCTACGTCGTCCTGCGCGTCCGCTTCGAACTGGAGGCCGCGGACGGTCTGTCCGCGCCGGTCAAGTACGCGGAGGCGGCCCGCGCGCTCGGCGTCGAGCCCGGCGACCGGGTGCCGCTCGCCGACGCCCGCGCGACCGTCCTGAAGCTGCGCGCCGGCAAGGGCATGGTCCTCGACGCAGAGGACCACGACACCTGGTCCGCCGGGTCCTTCTTCACCAACCCGATCCTCACCGAGGAGCAGTTCGCCGCCTTCCGCGCGCGCGTGCGGGAGCGGCTGGGCCAGGACGCCGAGCCGCCCGCCTACCCGGCGGGGGAGGGCCGTACGAAGACGTCGGCGGCCTGGCTGATCGACAAGGCCGGCTTCACCAAGGGCTACGGCACCGGACCCGCCCGCATCTCCACCAAGCACACCCTCGCCCTGACCAACCGGGGCGGCGCCACCACCGAGGACCTGCTCGCCCTGGCCCGCGAGGTCGTCGCCGGGGTCCGCGAGGCGTTCGGCGTCACTCTGGTCAACGAGCCGGTGACGGTGGGCGTCGGCCTCTAG
- a CDS encoding adenosine deaminase: MERVRDVSELPKAHLHLHFTGSMRPGTVLELADKYGVRLPDALTEALTSGEPPKLRATDERGWFRFQRLYDAARSCLRQPEDIQRLVREAAEEDLRDGSGWLEIQVDPTSYAPRLGGLIPALEIILDAVETTARDTGLGMRVLVAANRMKHPLDARTLARLAVRYADRGVVGFGLSNDERRGMARDFDRAFAIARDGGLLAAPHGGELTGPASVRDCLDDLSASRIGHGVRAAEDPRLLKRLADRGVTCEVCPASNVALGVYEKPEDVPLRTFFEAGVPMALGADDPLLFGSRLAAQYEIARVHHDFTDAQLAELARQSVRGSAAPEDVKARLLAGVDDWLVSPAA, encoded by the coding sequence ATGGAGCGTGTACGTGATGTCTCTGAGCTGCCGAAAGCCCATCTGCACCTGCACTTCACCGGCTCGATGCGGCCGGGGACCGTCCTGGAACTGGCCGACAAGTACGGCGTGCGTCTGCCCGATGCCCTGACGGAGGCGCTGACCAGCGGCGAACCGCCGAAGCTGCGGGCCACCGACGAGCGGGGCTGGTTCCGCTTCCAGCGGCTGTACGACGCGGCGCGCTCCTGCCTCAGGCAGCCGGAGGACATCCAGCGGCTGGTCCGGGAGGCGGCGGAGGAGGATCTGCGGGACGGCTCGGGCTGGCTGGAGATCCAGGTCGACCCGACCTCGTACGCCCCGCGCCTGGGCGGTCTCATCCCGGCGCTGGAGATCATCCTGGACGCGGTGGAGACGACCGCGCGCGACACCGGCCTCGGCATGCGGGTGCTGGTCGCCGCCAACCGCATGAAGCACCCTCTGGACGCGCGCACGCTGGCCCGGCTCGCGGTGCGCTACGCCGACCGCGGTGTGGTGGGCTTCGGGCTGTCCAACGACGAACGCCGGGGCATGGCGCGCGACTTCGACCGCGCCTTCGCCATCGCCCGCGACGGCGGGCTGCTCGCGGCCCCGCACGGCGGCGAGCTGACCGGACCGGCGTCGGTGCGCGACTGCCTGGACGACCTGAGCGCCTCGCGGATCGGGCACGGGGTGCGGGCGGCCGAGGACCCGCGGCTGCTGAAGCGGCTCGCCGACCGGGGCGTGACCTGCGAGGTGTGCCCGGCCTCGAACGTGGCGCTCGGCGTCTACGAGAAGCCCGAGGACGTGCCGCTGCGCACGTTCTTCGAGGCGGGTGTCCCGATGGCCCTGGGCGCCGACGACCCGCTGCTCTTCGGTTCCCGGCTGGCCGCCCAGTACGAGATCGCCCGCGTCCACCACGACTTCACGGACGCGCAGCTCGCCGAGCTGGCCCGGCAGTCGGTCCGGGGCTCGGCGGCGCCCGAGGACGTCAAGGCGCGGCTGCTGGCCGGCGTGGACGACTGGCTGGTCAGCCCGGCCGCCTGA
- a CDS encoding pyridoxal phosphate-dependent aminotransferase yields the protein MSAATPPTERRVSARVGAISESATLAVDAKAKALKAAGRPVIGFGAGEPDFPTPDYIVEAAVEACKNPKYHRYTPAGGLPELKAAIAAKTLRDSGWEPDVSQILVTNGGKQAIYEAFAAILDPGDEVIVPAPYWTTYPESIRLAGGVPVEVVADETTGYRVSVEQLEAARTEKTKVVLFVSPSNPTGAVYSEAETEAIGRWAVEHGLWVLTDEIYEHLVYGDAVSVSLPALLPELRDKCIVVNGVAKTYAMTGWRVGWVIGPKDVVKAATNLQSHATSNVSNVAQVAALAAVSGDLDAVARMREAFDRRRRTIVRMLNEIDGVLCPEPEGAFYAYPSVKGLLGKEIRGKRPQDTVELAALILEEAEVAVVPGEAFGTPGYLRLSYALGDEDLVEGVSRIQKLLAEARD from the coding sequence ATGAGCGCTGCAACCCCTCCCACCGAGCGCCGGGTCTCCGCCCGAGTCGGCGCGATCTCCGAGTCCGCCACCCTCGCCGTGGACGCCAAGGCCAAGGCCCTGAAGGCCGCCGGGCGTCCGGTGATCGGCTTCGGCGCCGGCGAGCCCGACTTCCCGACCCCGGACTACATCGTCGAGGCGGCCGTCGAGGCCTGCAAGAACCCGAAGTACCACCGGTACACGCCGGCCGGCGGCCTGCCCGAGCTGAAGGCCGCGATCGCCGCGAAGACGCTGCGCGACTCCGGCTGGGAGCCCGACGTCTCGCAGATCCTGGTGACCAACGGCGGCAAGCAGGCCATCTACGAGGCGTTCGCCGCGATCCTCGACCCGGGCGACGAGGTCATCGTCCCGGCCCCGTACTGGACGACGTACCCGGAGTCGATCCGGCTGGCCGGCGGTGTCCCGGTGGAGGTCGTCGCCGACGAGACGACCGGCTACCGGGTCTCGGTCGAGCAGCTGGAGGCCGCCCGCACGGAGAAGACGAAGGTCGTCCTCTTCGTCTCCCCGTCCAACCCGACCGGCGCGGTCTACTCCGAGGCCGAGACCGAGGCGATCGGCCGCTGGGCCGTCGAGCACGGCCTGTGGGTGCTGACCGACGAGATCTACGAGCACCTCGTCTACGGCGACGCGGTCTCCGTGTCCCTGCCCGCGCTCCTGCCCGAGCTGCGGGACAAGTGCATCGTGGTCAACGGCGTCGCGAAGACGTACGCCATGACCGGCTGGCGCGTGGGCTGGGTCATCGGCCCGAAGGACGTCGTCAAGGCCGCGACCAACCTCCAGTCGCACGCCACCTCGAACGTCTCGAACGTGGCCCAGGTGGCCGCGCTGGCCGCCGTCTCCGGCGACCTGGACGCCGTGGCGAGGATGCGCGAGGCCTTCGACCGCCGCCGCAGGACCATCGTGCGGATGCTCAACGAGATCGACGGCGTGCTCTGCCCCGAGCCCGAGGGCGCCTTCTACGCCTACCCGTCGGTCAAGGGCCTGCTCGGCAAGGAGATCCGCGGCAAGCGCCCGCAGGACACCGTCGAGCTGGCCGCGCTGATCCTGGAGGAGGCCGAGGTCGCGGTCGTCCCGGGCGAGGCTTTCGGCACGCCGGGCTACCTGCGGCTGTCGTACGCGCTCGGCGACGAGGACCTCGTCGAGGGCGTCAGCCGGATCCAGAAGCTGCTGGCCGAGGCCCGGGACTGA
- the secE gene encoding preprotein translocase subunit SecE has translation MTDAVGSIDTPDADEVPESKKKARKGGKRAKKGPLKRLAIFYRQIVAELRKVVWPTRNQLTSYTTVVIFFVAIMIALVTVIDYGLNHAAKYVFG, from the coding sequence ATGACGGACGCCGTGGGCTCCATCGACACGCCTGACGCCGATGAGGTGCCCGAGTCCAAGAAGAAGGCCCGCAAGGGCGGCAAGCGCGCCAAGAAGGGCCCGCTGAAGCGTCTCGCCATCTTCTACCGCCAGATCGTCGCGGAGCTCCGCAAGGTCGTCTGGCCGACTCGCAACCAGCTGACGTCGTACACCACAGTGGTGATCTTCTTCGTTGCCATCATGATCGCCTTGGTGACCGTGATTGACTATGGGCTCAACCACGCGGCCAAGTACGTCTTCGGCTGA
- the nusG gene encoding transcription termination/antitermination protein NusG → MSDPNLNDAIEPRGNAAESVDDELDIVEGADEQDEFEAAEAELGEPAEEAALHVEDEDAEEAEDVDAADESDELAAGDETAEAVTEEPAEPVDPIEALRQELRLLPGEWYVIHTYAGYENRVKTNLEQRAVSLNVEDYIFQAEVPQEEVVQIKNGDRKTIKQNKLPGYVLVRMDLTNESWGVVRNTPGVTGFVGNAYDPYPLTLDEIVKMLAPEAEEKAAREAAEAEGKPAPQRKVEVQVLDFEVGDSVTVTDGPFATLQATINEINPDSKKVKGLVEIFGRETPVELSFDQIQKN, encoded by the coding sequence GTGTCTGACCCGAACCTGAACGACGCCATCGAGCCTCGCGGGAATGCCGCCGAGTCGGTGGACGACGAGCTCGACATCGTCGAAGGCGCGGACGAGCAGGACGAGTTCGAGGCTGCCGAGGCCGAACTGGGGGAGCCGGCCGAGGAGGCCGCGCTGCACGTCGAGGACGAGGACGCCGAAGAGGCCGAGGACGTCGACGCCGCTGACGAGAGCGACGAGCTCGCCGCCGGCGACGAGACGGCCGAGGCCGTCACGGAGGAGCCCGCGGAGCCCGTCGACCCGATCGAGGCCCTGCGTCAGGAGCTGCGCCTCCTGCCCGGCGAGTGGTACGTCATCCACACCTACGCCGGCTACGAGAACCGCGTGAAGACCAACCTGGAGCAGCGCGCCGTCTCGCTGAACGTCGAGGACTACATCTTCCAGGCCGAGGTGCCGCAGGAAGAGGTCGTCCAGATCAAGAACGGCGACCGCAAGACGATCAAGCAGAACAAGCTGCCGGGTTACGTCCTGGTCCGCATGGACCTGACCAACGAGTCGTGGGGCGTCGTCCGCAACACCCCGGGTGTGACCGGCTTCGTCGGCAACGCCTACGACCCGTACCCGCTGACCCTGGACGAGATCGTCAAGATGCTCGCCCCGGAGGCCGAGGAGAAGGCCGCCCGCGAGGCCGCCGAGGCCGAGGGCAAGCCCGCCCCGCAGCGCAAGGTCGAGGTCCAGGTGCTGGACTTCGAGGTCGGCGACTCGGTCACCGTCACCGACGGCCCGTTCGCCACGCTGCAGGCGACCATCAACGAGATCAACCCCGACTCGAAGAAGGTCAAGGGCCTGGTGGAGATCTTCGGGCGTGAGACGCCGGTCGAGCTCTCCTTCGACCAGATCCAGAAGAACTAG